CGAGGTATACAGGATGGTGCGCTCGGTCTTTTTATCCTTATCCACCACAATGCGGTGTCCCTTCAGGGCGACATTTCCGGCCTCCATCACCATCTGTTTTCCCAGCTTTTCCGCGATGTTTCGCACCTGCGCCTGCCAGCGCAGCGCTGCCTCATCCGGGTCGTCCTGCTCCGGGTCGATCGCCTGCAGCCACTGCCGGAAAGGCTGATCCACTGCAAAGTAGAATTGTGCACGGGCGTCCTCCGTTACCTTTTGCTTATCCTTGAACCCTTTCACTTTATTGTAGTCCAATCCCCCGGCAAGCTTCAGTTCCACGCACAGTGTGCCAATGTTTTTGGCAGTTTCTTCACAGCGCTGTACTTCCCGGCTTATACGCACCGTCCATTTTCGGCCAAGATCGTTTAACGTTGCAAGTTGCATTTCCAACTGGTCAGTATACACATCCTTAACAGATGCTCCCTGATCGTCATATCGTATTCCGACCACACTAATCACGATTTGTTCTTTTTTGCTCAGGATTCGCAGACTTTGCAGCTTCTGATTCCATATCAGAACACCCGGTTTACGGCCCTCCGGGTCTAGCATGGCGGGAAGTTCTCGCCACAGCTGCTTTCCCATCTCATGCTGTTGCGGTTCATAGGTCACCTTTTCATTTTCCTTCGATGTTCTGCGCCAAAGAGTCATTTGCTCGCCAAACGCATTTTCGCTGTCCCAATAGTCTCCGCCCAACACCTCATACCCGACTACACCGGGCATTTCTTCTGAGCGTATCAGCAAAATGCGTCTGGATTGCAGGGTCAAAAGTTCTGCCTGATTTTTCGGCATCACAATCTCAACGCTCTGTTCCGTTCTGGCGTGCTCCCGCTCCCAGCAAGGCAGTTGCTTTTCCTGTAGAGCATCCTGCTCTGTCGAAAACGCCATATTCCGCAGCAGCGTTTCGTACAGATTTTTCCCCTTAACAGCCACAAACCCAATCTGCCCCAGCCAACCAACACCATGCCTTGGCTTATTGCCAGCCTTCGGGCGGCCGCCGCGTTCATCGTATCCATTTTGATAAATCAGCCATCGAGCTGCCTGTGCATAGGTGAGTACCGCACATTCTGCTTTTGAAATGTTCTGAAATAGCGGCGTTTTATTACCGCTTTCCGCTCGTTCCCCGTTCAACTTTTTTCCGTCAAACGCAATGCCATTGCTAAGGGTCGGCACCTGCCAGAAGGGGTGTGTCGGGTGAAACAGCCAGAAGCGGTCCTTCCACTGCTCCAGATAGTCCCGGACAGGCTCTGCCGGGAAACGCCCAAGCTGCCACAGCTCGCTCCAGCGCTCCAGTGCATCATCGCTCTGTGCCAGCGGTTGGGGTTTCCCTTTGCATCCACCCGGGAGAACACGGTGAACAGCACCGCCAGCAACAGCCGCAGCACGGCGGCGTTCTGGGTGGGCATCTCGCCCGCAAGGTCCACATAATCCTGCGCCGACACCAGCGCCTCGGTCAGGGACACCTCCCGCACCGTGTTGTCCCGCAGCCGCACCCGTATCCACGGTTCGGTCAGCAGGTTGAATTCAATCTCCTTCATCCGTTTCCTCCTTTTGGTAGGTCAGGCCGTTTTCACGGTCATAACAAAGTTCCATGCCCGCAAGCCGGGCAGTCAGGTTTTCATCCAGCAGCAGGATCAGTTCTCCGTGCAGCAGCGGCGACAGCTGCCACGCCGCAAGGCGGCTGCGGTTATCCGCTTCCAACTCCCGGATGACCCTATCCACCTTCCACGCTTTGCCGAACACCGCCGGGAGACGCAGCTTCTGCCGGGCAATCTTCAGTGCCGTTTCCGGCGGGGGCGGGCTGTCAGCAGCTACGGCGCTGCCACCCTCCTGCCACGGCAGAAAGTGGATGCAGCCGTCTGCCCGACACTGCATTACAAGCACCTCTACCGAGGGGTCGCCGTCCCGCACTGCTGCCCGCGCCGCCGGGTCGGAGCGGGCACCCTCGTTCTGCATCCAGTCGTCCAGCGTATTCAACTGCGCCAGCCGGTGCGTTTCCGGCTGCGGCACAAGGTACACCTCGGCGCGCGCTTTCTTTTTCTCCTGCGTCTGCTCATATACGCAGCGCATTTTCTCCCCCTGCGCTCCACCGGGAGCTTCCCGCTCCCAGCCGTAGACCTGCTGCACCAGCGGAGAGATTTCCTCCGGCAGCCGGATGCTCCGGGGCAGAAACTTCCGGGTGCGCCAGAGCAACCACTGTCCATATACCGCCTCGCTGCCCGCATCAAAGGCATCTTCCCCGGTGTCCAGCACCGCGCAGCAGGCCTGCTGCAATGGGGCGGGGCGGCTGCGGCGGTGACGGTGCAACCGTCCGATGCGCTGCAACAGCAGATCCATGGGGCAAAGCTCTGTAACAAGAACATCCAGATCAATGTCCAGCGACTGCTCCATTACCTGCGTGCCCACCACGATCAGGTCGTTCCGGCGCTCCGGTGCAGAGCCCTTGCCAATGCGTGCCATCAGCTGGTTTTCCCGCGCTGCGCGGTCCGGCATCAGGAACTGCGCATGGAACAGCTGCACCTCTTTGTCCGGCAGGCTTTCCCGCAGCAGCTGCGCGATCTTCTGCGCTTTTTTGACCGTGTTGACGATCACTCCCGCGCAGCCGCCCTCTGCCAGCTTCCGGCGCAGCAGCGCGGGCAGCTCCGGCTCTGTGAGCGTGGTCAGCTGCACCGTTTTACCGGGTGCGTCTGGTGGGATGGCCGTCTGCTTTACCTCTGCGCCGTCCGTCCATGTCAGCAGCGGATAGCCGCAGCTGGTTTTCCATGGGGCGTCCGGGACAGCCTTTTTCTGCTGGTAAGCCTCGACCAGTTCCGCGCGCCGCCGGGCAGGCAGAGTGGCTGACAGCAGGATGACCGGCACCTTGTACCAGCCCAGCCATTCCAGTGCGCGGTCCAGATAGCAGTTCATGTAGGTATCGTAGGCGTGGCACTCGTCAATAATGACCACCTTGCCCGCAAGCCCCAGATGCCGCAGCATAACGTGCTTCTGGGCAAGTGCCGCCAGCAGCAACTGATCCACTGTGCCAATCACAAAGTTTGCCAGCAGTGCCTGCTTGTTTCCCCGAAACCACTGGTGTACCTGCACCTGATGCGCTTCCTGCGCGTCCTCCTCCAACTGCACCCCGCGCCCCTGCAGCCGCAGATAGCACTCGTTCAGTTCTGCCATGCCGTGTGCCAGCTTTATAGCCTGCGGCAGCGTCTCCTCAGACTGTGTGTCTGCCCAGCCAAGCAGCCGGGGAAAGATGCCGTTTGCCGTGGCCTGTGTGGGCAGCCCGAAAAAGACACCACCCAGCCCAAACCGGCTGGCCATGACCTCCGCAGCGGCCAGCGCCGCCTCGGTTTTACCCACGCCCATCTGTGCTTCCAAAATCAGGATGCCCGGTTCCGCTGCGGTATCCACAGCCTCCAGAACAGCCCTCTGCACCGCATTGGGCGCAAAGCCGAACCGCACCGCAAACTCCTGCGGGTCTGCGATGCCCGGCTGTGCCTCCCAAGGGAAGGGCAGCGCCAGCTTTTCCCAAGCCCTGTCCACCCGCGCCGAGTAATCCTCCATGCTGCCCAACTCCTCTACCGGGATCAAGGGAAAGTATTCCGTATTGCTGGCGATCCAGTCTGCCATGATCAGAAGCCCGGTCAGAAGCACTTCCTCCTGCGGATTCAGATCATCCAACTCCGCTGTGTCGTCAAAGCCACAGTCCTGCAAAACAGTCATGAGCAATTCTGTCCAGAAGTCCTCCCAGACCTTTTTCTGTCCCTTGGGGTAGTAGTTGCTCTCCCAACCCTCTAACTGATCATCGACCGCCGCGCAGCTCTGTGGCTTGCCGTGGTGCGCCCCCACAATGGAGGCGATCCCGCCGGGGCAGTCATCCCACAGCAGGACTGCCTCGCCCGCCCGGGCATGCGGCGACTCCCGGCGGTTCTGTTCAGGACAGTCCAGCGGCGTCAACGTTTCCAGCCGCTGCCGCGCCTCCGGCAGGGTGCGCAGGATATTTGCCTGAAAGGCTACCGTAGCCTTGCCTATATCATGGATTCCACCCAAAAACCGGGCATGCGCGAGCAACGCTTCCTCGCACTCAAAGCCCATGGCCCGTTTTACGCTTTCGGGGAGCCACTGCCGGACTAGCCGCTCCATGATGCCCGCCGTATCCCACAGATGCATCCAGAGCGGCAGCCACAGGCTGGTATTTTCTGGGTCCGTTTTACCGGCCAAAAACCTTGTTTTATTCAACGTCCTTCGCATTTTTGCTCCTTTTCCGGTGTGTGCCTTCCATGTACCGAGCATAACAGATAATGTGTACTATAATCCGTACTTTTTGTATTTTATCTCCGCAAATGAAAAAAGCGGCACACCGGGTCGTGCCTCATCAAAACGAAAGTGTCCTCGCAAGGTAAAGAAACATGCTATTTATAGCCCGGTTCCGTTTTCTGTTTCAAAGATACGCTTCTGCCCTTCTGCTGTCAATGACTCTGCGCCAATTCATCAAAGCTACAAAAAAATGATTTCTTTTTTGTATAAAAAACCGCCCCGGCTTCCATTGCGGAAACCGGGGCGGTTTGTTTGCTTTATTCGTGCTTTCTCAAGCGCTCACGCAATCACTTGCGGGGGTTCTTGATAGCAGCCTGTTCTGCACTTTATAAACAGAGAGCACAAGAAAGCACACATTTACGATATTTATTTTTTTCAGGCATTCGATTTTTCGTCCACATTGTAATATTTTCAGGAAATAACACATTTTTGGCTTTGAAGTTTTTGGAACAAACTACAACGCATTTTTTCATCAATTTTCATATCCATTTTTTCTCAAAAATTGAACTTCAAAAAATTTCCATATCACAAAGAGGAGGTGTTTTTCCACATGAGCACACCCATACAGTTGAAAATCTGAGGTCACACCAAATGACGCTGGACTACTTTTATGGGCAGTCGGGCGAGTTGTTCTCCTACTTCCGCATCCCGAAAGCACTGTTCCAAGACCACCGTTTCCGGAAGATCTCCACCGATGCCCGGACACTGTACGGCATCCTGCTGGACCGCATGAGCCTGTCCACCAAGAACGGCTGGCTGGACGAGCAGGGACGGGTGTATATCATTTACACCGTCCGGGAAGTGCAGGAATCCCTCTGCTGTGCCGAACACAAGGCGGTCAAACTGTTCCGGGAGTTGGAGGACATCGACCTCATCGAGCGTAAACGCCGTGGTCTGGGTAGACCCAGCCTGATCTACGTCAAAGACTTTTCCTCTGGCTTGCCAAAAGCGCAAGTACAGAATTGCCCAAACAGCAATTCTGGTGCTGCTGAAAGCGCAATTCTGGAGCAGCCAAAACCACAAGCAAATAAGACTGATAAGAATAAAACAGAGTGGAACGATCCTGACCCTATCTATTCCGGGGGCATCCGGGAGCAGCTTGAGGATTATTTTTATCAGGCGTTAGAGGTGGAACTGCTGCTCCGGCTCTGCCCGGATGATGAGGACACCATCTATCAGATCGTAGACCTGCTTGTGGACACCTGTTCCACCAAACGCAAGATGTTGCGGATCGCCGGAGATGATAAGCCTGCCGAGGTGGTACGCAGTCGGCTGAAAAAGCTGAACGCTGACCACATCCGTTTCGTGCTGGGTTGTCTGGCAGAAAACACCGCCTCGGTGCGGAACATGAAGCAGTATCTGCTGGCAATGCTCTACAATGCGCCCACCACCATGAACCTCTACTATCAGAACAAGACGAACCACGACTTTGCGCGCGGTTCACCGAAAGTGGGGTGATGTTATCGCAAAGAAAGCTACGATTATTGCAGTCACCAATCAAAAAGGCGGTGTCGGAAAAAGCACCACCTGTGAAAATCTGGGCATCGGGCTGGCGATGGAGGGCAAGAAAGTTCTTCTGGTGGACACTGACCCACAGGGCAGCCTGACCATTAGCATGGGCTGGCAGCAGCCCGATGAACTGTCCACCACTCTTTCCACCCTGATGGCAAGAGCCATGAACGACCAGCCCATTCCGCCCGGCGAGGGCATTTTACACCATGCAGAGGGCGTTGATTTGATTCCGGCGAACATCGAACTGGCAGGGCTGGAAGTGGCTCTGGTAAACAGCATAAACCGGGAAAAGATGCTGAAACAGGTGCTGGACAGTGCCAAACGGGAGTATGATTTTATTCTGCTGGACTGTATGCCCTCGTTGGGAATGCTCACCATCAACGCACTGGCGGCGGCAGACGCTGCCCTGATTCCGGTGCAGGCGCAGTACCTTTCCGCAAAGGGTCTGGAACAGCTTTTGCAGACTGTCCAAAAGGTACGGCGGCAGATCAACCCGAAATTGAAAATTGAGGGCATCCTGCTGACTATGACCGACAGCCGCACCAACTACGGAAAGCAGATCAGCAACCTGATTCGGCAGGCATACGGAAAGCATCTGAAGGTGTTTGAGCAGACTATTCCACGGTCGGTCCGTGCGGCTGAAACCAGTGCGGCAGGCAAGAGCATTTTCCAGCATGACCCCAAAGGCAAGGTGGCAGAAGCCTATCAATCTCTTGCAAAGGAGGTGCTGGCGGATGCCGATCGACAGCGGAAACTTAGCTCTGAAAGGGCTAGATGACCTGTTTTCCACCGAGGAAAATCGACAGGAGGAGCAACGGGAACAGGTGCAGCAAATTCCCATCGACGAGCTGCACCCCTTCACCAACCACCCCTTCAAGGTGTTGGACGATGAAGCCATGACCCGGACAGTAGAGAGCATTGCACAGTACGGTGTGCTGGCTCCGCTCATCGCCCGCCCCAGACCAGAGGGCGGCTATGAGATCATCTCCGGGCATCGCCGGAAAACACGCCGCAGAGCTTGCCCATCTGGACACCGTGCCAGTCATTGTTGCGCATATGAAGGATGATCCGCCACGATATTGATGGTCGATTCCAATTTGCAGAGAGAACACATCCTACCGAGTGAGCGGGCATTTGCGTACAAGATGAAGCTGGATGCGATAAAAATCAAGGTGCTAGGTCAGATTTAACTTCCCGACAAGTTGTCGGGAATTGGAAGCCGCTGATGAAGTCGGAAAAGCCACTGATGAAAGCGGCAGACAAGTCCAGCGTTTCATTCGGCTCACCAATCTTGTCCCTGAACTACTGGACATGGTGGACGAAAAGAAATCTCTTTTAACCCTGCGGTCGAATTGTCTTATCTTGATGCAAAACAGCAGCAAGATTTTTAGAAGCAATGGATGCTTCCCAGAATGCGCCCTCTCTTTCGCAAGCCATACGGATAAAGAGCTGGCGCAGAAAAGCGAGTTCAGTTATGATGCTGTCTACGACATTATGAACGAGGAAAAGAAAAGCGAACTGGACACTGTGACCATCAAAAACAAACCCTGCGGAAATACTTTCCGCGCAGTTACACGCCCCGGCAGATGGAAAGCATCATCATCCAGTTACTCGACCAGTGGCAGCTGAAAAAACAGCAGGCAAAACAGAAGAAGCAGGAAGAAGCGCGTTGAGCGCAGACTGAACTAAGAGACCCGATTCGGGTCTTTTTTGTTTGCAAAAATTTGGAGGTAACGCCTATGAACAACACGATTCCTTTTCACTCCGCAACTCACGCCCCGCAGATCACGGTGGATGTGAACATCCTGACCATGCTGAAGCAGGCGGCATCCTGTTTGACCGAAGCAGCAGGCAAGGATGTGTACCTTGCCGCCATCGGTCCCGACATGGAGCTGACCATTATCATGGAGGAGGATGCCCCTTCCGTTCTGCCTTGTTTTGACGAGGACGATGCCCTGATTTCCGTGAAGGGTGCGCCGCTGTTTATCAGCTACAATCCGGCGCAGGTCCTCAAGCTGGCAGGCAAGCGGTACCTGACCGGCCCGGTCATCTTCTACCGCACCGATGGGCACAGCACCATCGTATCCCTGACGGTGGAGGATATTTACCGCTTTCAGACCTATCTGGAAAGCCACAGCATCACCCTGATGGCAGACGACCAGAAGCTGCCCTGCATCTGCATCGACTGAGGTATGCCATGCTGAACTTTTTATCGGATTCGCATTTTTCGAAGCAGGTGCCATTTTCGGCTTCTTCGTGGCGGCTCTGATGCAAGCGGCACGGAGCGGTGAGATCGGACTGAACGGAAAGGAGGATTCACATGCAAGAAAACACCTTGTCGGTGCTGAAAATTGCACCGGGACAACATCCGCAGCAGGTCGAGATTGATAACGACCTGAAAGCCTTGCAGCAGGCTGTGGGTGGCTCCATCGGCGCAAGCTACCCGTTTGAAGATCCGGTTGCCATCGTCTACAACGATGACGGCAAGCTCATGGGACTGCCCCTGAACCGTGCCCTTCGGGATGAAAACGGAGAAATGTATGATGCCGTTGCCGGAACCTTTCTGGTTGTGGGGCTGGGCGAGGAAGATTTTGCATCCCTGACCCCGGAGATGGCGCAGAAGTATGAGCAGCTTTTTCATCAGCCGGAAGCCTTTCTGAAGTTGGGCAACCGTCTGCTGGTGCTGCCGGTGCCGGATGAACCTCCCGCAGAAAAGCCCCGCACCAAGCCCTCGGCAGAGCATGACCGCTAAAATCACCCTGCGGCACGGGAGGTGATGGCAGTGCAGGAAGAAATCGAACAGAAATCATTCAACATTATGATCTCTACCACCAAGCTGTCTGCCCGGACCGTTCTCCGGGCGGTAAAAGCGGCGTTTCGGCTGTACCAGTCCAAGGCATCCCAAGGCAAGCAGAGCGTCCGCACCCTTCTGCGGCAAAACCGGGGTGTGTCCAGCGTGGAGATCAGCAAGACCGGCATTCGTGGGCTGGAACGCTATGCCAAAAAGTACGGCATCGACTATGCCATCCGCAAGGACACCTCCGAGGTGCCACCCCGGTATCTGGTCTTTTTCAAAGCCCCGGATGCAGAAGCATTTCAATCAGCGTTCAAGGAGTATTCGGCATCTCTGCTGAACAAGGACAAACGTCCCTCGGTGCTGGCACGATTGCAGGAGCTGGTGCAGGCGGCGGCAGAACTCCCGGTAAAGTCCGGCACAAGGAACAGGAGCGTGGACTATGACCACGAAAAAGCTGACAAAGTTGCTGGCGCTGTATCTGCCCTATCTTCTGCTGGCGCTGGTGGCAACCAACTTTGGCGAAGCGTGGCGGCTTGCCGAGGGCAAGGAGCTGGGCGATAAGATCATGTCCATGATAGGCACCATCCCGGTGGCATTTGCGAACCCTCTGCCCAACCTGCATCCGCTTGACTTTCTGGTGGGTTTGTGCTGCGGCGCAGGGTTACGGCTGGCGGTCTATCTGCGTGGTAAAAATGCCAAAAAGTACCGCCACGGCATGGAGTACGGCTCTGCCCGGTGGGGCACGCCCAAGGACATTGAACCGTTCATGGCTCCAAAATTTGAGGATAACATCATCCTGACCAAAACAGAACGGTTGATGATGTCCAATCGTCCGCCTGACCCGAAAAATGCACGAAACAAAAACGTACTGATCGTCGGCGGCTCCGGCAGCGGCAAGACCCGGTTTTGGCTCAAGCCGAACCTCCTGCAAATGCACAGCTCCTATGTCGTCACCGATCCGAAGGGCTATAATGAACAAGGATAAAACAAAGATGCGTTTACAAAAGGATAAAAATATCGTATCTTTGTTACATATCAAGCAACCAAACCCCAACCAAAAAACAAAGAAGGTGAAACTATGGCAAAATCCAACCAAGGAAAAATCACGGCTCTGTATGAACGGCTTTCCAGAGATGATGAACTGCAAGGTGAATCCAACAGCATCCTGAACCAGAAAAAGTATCTGGAAGACTACGCCCGCAAAAGTGGTTTCAACAATATCAAACATTTTACTGATGATGGCTACAGCGGAACAAACTTCAACCGCCCCGGCTTTCAGTCAATGATTGCCGAAATCGAAGCTGGGCATATTGCAACGGTCATTGTAAAAGATTATTGTGCGATAATAGGACTAAATCAGAAAGACCTTGAAAATCAAGGCCTTCTGGCTTAGTCCCTTCTTTTTTTGACCGAAAACAAAGGACTTTCACAATAATCAAGCAAGCCGGAGTGTGCCGCTGCACACTTCCGGCAGAAGGAGGATATAGTGGGTGCTATCAAAGTCTTCTTGAAGGAGGTTCTGCTTCCAATCGCGCTTGCGTTCTGCCTCGCGTCATTTCTCAAGCCGATCTATATGCCTGACGGCGTATGTGACTACTTCCTTATGTGGATCTGCGTCGGCTTGCCATTCGGCATCCGGAGGATGTGCCTCTGGCTCGTTCCCAGCGACTACGGTATCTCCGGCTCAGTCGGCATCTTCGCATTGAACTTAATCATAGGCGGTCTTATCGGAGGACTTGCCTTCTTCATCGGGCTGCTGCTCGGTGTCATTCATACCATCCGAGAAATCATCTGAACTACATCGTAAACGAAGAGGGTTTGTTTCTTCTCCAATTTGGAGTAAGAAGCAAACCCTCTTTTTTTGTTGCCCAAAAGCCGGAATATTTGCTGGCGATGCGGCGAAGGAAAGGAGTTTTTAAGCATGAAACGCATGACAGCCGGTGATCTGCAAGCACTGGAATTGCTGATGCAGACCATACCCGGCTTTGAGCATTTTGACAGCGGCGCGGATGGCATTCTCCCTGAGTGCCGAAGCTGCCGCTTTCACCGTCCTCACTGGAAATATCAGTCCTGCGTGTTTGCAGAGTGTCCCTACTGCTGCAATCCCGTTTCTACACTCAAAAATCAAAGTGGCACATCTGATGCCGGAAAGGAAACCTGTCATGGATAACAAAATCGAAGTCTTCAAGAATGAACAGTTCGGTGAGGTGAGGACGATCCTCGACGGAGAAACACTTCTGTTCTGCGGCTCAGATGTTGCAAGAGCATTGGGATATGCCAGACCCGGCAAGGCAATTATTGACCATTGCAAGGGTGTCCTAAAACGGGACACCCTTACGAGCGGCGGTACGCAGTCCCTTTCCTACATTACGGAGGGTGATGTTTACAGGCTAATTGTCCATAGCAAACTCCCTCGGCGGAAAGATTTGAACACTGGCTGTTCGATGAGGTTGTTCCCATGATCCGCAAGACCGGCTGCTACATGACGGAATCCCTGCTGGACCGCATTCAGAAGGAACCGGCGGTCATCATAGAGCTTGCGCAGACCTTGCTCAAGGAAACGAATCGCGCCAATGCCCTTGAAGCGGAGCTGGGCATCGCAAGACCGAAAGCCGATTACTTTGACGCCTTCGTCAATCCAGATGACTGCACCAACATTCGCACCACGGCGAAGGAACTGAAAATCCCGGAGCGCAAGTTCGTCAAATTCCTGCTTAACGAAGGGTATCTGTTCCGCTCTCCCTCCGGTCAGCTTCTTCCCTACAACAAGAAGAGCAACGAAGGACTCTTCATCGTCCGGGATTTCGTGACCTTCCGCTATACCGGCTCTCAGACCTACTTCACCCCGAAGGGCAAGAACGTCATCCGCATCCGCTACTTTGGAATCTGCGGCGTTGAAGTATCTACGGAAATGGCAGGGTGATCATGTGTCAGTCTATCGCGTCAATAAAACCCGTGACTTCACGGTCATGGGCAATACCCACCTGAGAGATAAGAACCTCTCCCTCAAAGCAGTCGGTCTTCTCTCAAAGATGCTGTCCTTCAACGACGGCTGGCAGTTCTCCACCCGTGGTCTTGCGGCACTCTGCAAGGAAGGTCCCGACGCCATACTTTCGGCACTCAAGGAGCTTGAGGAAAACGGCTACCTTGTCCGTCACCGTGGCAGAGATGATAAGGGCAGAATGGTCAGCACGGAGTTCAACATCTATGAGATGCCGCAAGCCGGTTTGCCACACAGGGATAATCCACACAGGGAAAATCCCGATGTGGAGAATCCAGACGTGAAGAATCCCCATAGGGAAAATCCCGCACAAAGAAATACTATCCAAGTAATTACTCAAGAAAGAAATACTCTCTCAAAGAACTATCAATCCATCAATCTTGATGTGATGGACAGGATGGATGAGCGAAGCGAGTATGAAGAGATTATCAAAGAGAATCTTGACTACAACATTCTCTGTCAGGATCCGAAGTTCGATAAAGACCGCTTCCGGGAGATCATGGACATCATGCTGGATGCCGTCTGCTCTACCGCTCCGACCATCCGTATCAATGGCGAGGATATGCCGCAGCAAGTGGTTAAGTCCCGCTTTCTCAAGCTGAATAGCAGCCACATAGAGTACGTTCTGGAAGCAATGAACAAGAACCCGTCAGACATCCGTAATATCCGGGCGTACCTGTTGACCGCTCTGTATAACGCCTCTCTGACGATAGACAATTACTACTCCGCGCTCGTCAATCATGACTTCTACGGGCAGGACAGATCGGCAGGGTCAAAGAAGCCGAAGACCTACGATTATAGCCTTTGTGAAGACACTCTTTAATGAATACATCGTGAGCAATGCTCGGAAAGGAGGACAGTGTAAATGAAAATCATCTGTCGCCGGATTGTGCCGCCTTAGCTGAGGCAGCATTCCCTCAATCATTTCAAGGAAAGGAGGTATCACTGCAATGCAGGATGAAGTCAACACCAAAGTTGTTGCAATCATGATCAAGGGCGGCAAAATCTCAGCCGAGGTGCTGAAAAAGGC
Above is a genomic segment from Faecalibacterium taiwanense containing:
- a CDS encoding DUF3846 domain-containing protein — its product is MHMQENTLSVLKIAPGQHPQQVEIDNDLKALQQAVGGSIGASYPFEDPVAIVYNDDGKLMGLPLNRALRDENGEMYDAVAGTFLVVGLGEEDFASLTPEMAQKYEQLFHQPEAFLKLGNRLLVLPVPDEPPAEKPRTKPSAEHDR
- a CDS encoding ParA family protein, whose product is MAKKATIIAVTNQKGGVGKSTTCENLGIGLAMEGKKVLLVDTDPQGSLTISMGWQQPDELSTTLSTLMARAMNDQPIPPGEGILHHAEGVDLIPANIELAGLEVALVNSINREKMLKQVLDSAKREYDFILLDCMPSLGMLTINALAAADAALIPVQAQYLSAKGLEQLLQTVQKVRRQINPKLKIEGILLTMTDSRTNYGKQISNLIRQAYGKHLKVFEQTIPRSVRAAETSAAGKSIFQHDPKGKVAEAYQSLAKEVLADADRQRKLSSERAR
- a CDS encoding DUF6017 domain-containing protein — translated: MTLDYFYGQSGELFSYFRIPKALFQDHRFRKISTDARTLYGILLDRMSLSTKNGWLDEQGRVYIIYTVREVQESLCCAEHKAVKLFRELEDIDLIERKRRGLGRPSLIYVKDFSSGLPKAQVQNCPNSNSGAAESAILEQPKPQANKTDKNKTEWNDPDPIYSGGIREQLEDYFYQALEVELLLRLCPDDEDTIYQIVDLLVDTCSTKRKMLRIAGDDKPAEVVRSRLKKLNADHIRFVLGCLAENTASVRNMKQYLLAMLYNAPTTMNLYYQNKTNHDFARGSPKVG
- the cas3 gene encoding CRISPR-associated helicase Cas3', with the protein product MRRTLNKTRFLAGKTDPENTSLWLPLWMHLWDTAGIMERLVRQWLPESVKRAMGFECEEALLAHARFLGGIHDIGKATVAFQANILRTLPEARQRLETLTPLDCPEQNRRESPHARAGEAVLLWDDCPGGIASIVGAHHGKPQSCAAVDDQLEGWESNYYPKGQKKVWEDFWTELLMTVLQDCGFDDTAELDDLNPQEEVLLTGLLIMADWIASNTEYFPLIPVEELGSMEDYSARVDRAWEKLALPFPWEAQPGIADPQEFAVRFGFAPNAVQRAVLEAVDTAAEPGILILEAQMGVGKTEAALAAAEVMASRFGLGGVFFGLPTQATANGIFPRLLGWADTQSEETLPQAIKLAHGMAELNECYLRLQGRGVQLEEDAQEAHQVQVHQWFRGNKQALLANFVIGTVDQLLLAALAQKHVMLRHLGLAGKVVIIDECHAYDTYMNCYLDRALEWLGWYKVPVILLSATLPARRRAELVEAYQQKKAVPDAPWKTSCGYPLLTWTDGAEVKQTAIPPDAPGKTVQLTTLTEPELPALLRRKLAEGGCAGVIVNTVKKAQKIAQLLRESLPDKEVQLFHAQFLMPDRAARENQLMARIGKGSAPERRNDLIVVGTQVMEQSLDIDLDVLVTELCPMDLLLQRIGRLHRHRRSRPAPLQQACCAVLDTGEDAFDAGSEAVYGQWLLWRTRKFLPRSIRLPEEISPLVQQVYGWEREAPGGAQGEKMRCVYEQTQEKKKARAEVYLVPQPETHRLAQLNTLDDWMQNEGARSDPAARAAVRDGDPSVEVLVMQCRADGCIHFLPWQEGGSAVAADSPPPPETALKIARQKLRLPAVFGKAWKVDRVIRELEADNRSRLAAWQLSPLLHGELILLLDENLTARLAGMELCYDRENGLTYQKEETDEGD
- a CDS encoding DUF6050 family protein, encoding MGAIKVFLKEVLLPIALAFCLASFLKPIYMPDGVCDYFLMWICVGLPFGIRRMCLWLVPSDYGISGSVGIFALNLIIGGLIGGLAFFIGLLLGVIHTIREII
- the casA gene encoding type I-E CRISPR-associated protein Cse1/CasA; translated protein: MAQSDDALERWSELWQLGRFPAEPVRDYLEQWKDRFWLFHPTHPFWQVPTLSNGIAFDGKKLNGERAESGNKTPLFQNISKAECAVLTYAQAARWLIYQNGYDERGGRPKAGNKPRHGVGWLGQIGFVAVKGKNLYETLLRNMAFSTEQDALQEKQLPCWEREHARTEQSVEIVMPKNQAELLTLQSRRILLIRSEEMPGVVGYEVLGGDYWDSENAFGEQMTLWRRTSKENEKVTYEPQQHEMGKQLWRELPAMLDPEGRKPGVLIWNQKLQSLRILSKKEQIVISVVGIRYDDQGASVKDVYTDQLEMQLATLNDLGRKWTVRISREVQRCEETAKNIGTLCVELKLAGGLDYNKVKGFKDKQKVTEDARAQFYFAVDQPFRQWLQAIDPEQDDPDEAALRWQAQVRNIAEKLGKQMVMEAGNVALKGHRIVVDKDKKTERTILYTSPKAYNRFRTRLWEIYPKTEP
- a CDS encoding DUF6017 domain-containing protein, with protein sequence MGNTHLRDKNLSLKAVGLLSKMLSFNDGWQFSTRGLAALCKEGPDAILSALKELEENGYLVRHRGRDDKGRMVSTEFNIYEMPQAGLPHRDNPHRENPDVENPDVKNPHRENPAQRNTIQVITQERNTLSKNYQSINLDVMDRMDERSEYEEIIKENLDYNILCQDPKFDKDRFREIMDIMLDAVCSTAPTIRINGEDMPQQVVKSRFLKLNSSHIEYVLEAMNKNPSDIRNIRAYLLTALYNASLTIDNYYSALVNHDFYGQDRSAGSKKPKTYDYSLCEDTL
- a CDS encoding PcfB family protein gives rise to the protein MQEEIEQKSFNIMISTTKLSARTVLRAVKAAFRLYQSKASQGKQSVRTLLRQNRGVSSVEISKTGIRGLERYAKKYGIDYAIRKDTSEVPPRYLVFFKAPDAEAFQSAFKEYSASLLNKDKRPSVLARLQELVQAAAELPVKSGTRNRSVDYDHEKADKVAGAVSALSSAGAGGNQLWRSVAACRGQGAGR